Within the Medicago truncatula cultivar Jemalong A17 chromosome 4, MtrunA17r5.0-ANR, whole genome shotgun sequence genome, the region ATCAAAAGCCTACTTGGCATATGTTCCTAAATTTcctcctaatttttaatacaagtttaatagttttaattattattaaaaaccgttttttatttaacattaaattgtacataaagtaaatagttggttacaatcagataatgattaatataattactgtttcgattaaaatttatattttacaataaaaatttgaacgttacaaatcaaataattattaatctaattagtattcaattaacatttatatgtaacattcaaaatttggttggttacaaaattataataaataaactgaataaattatattttgaattttgggacGTTACACTAAGGCATTAacttactaattaaaaaattcattgtattaattagtttttaaggttatataattaatttttgtttgttacaaaactatattacataattatttataagatattattaaatattaaattaaatttcaaatgttatgaagttaattttttgtacgttacatgaaatataatttaatcgtTTAATGCacgttttataatattaaagacgttgataatattaattttaaaacggttaaattgataattaatttatattaaccgttatgatactatttttctatataaatagtagagattttgggtatgagtacacaacaatcacaaaatatagttcttcGTTTTCTGTTCTTTGGTGCTCTGATATCTATATtctaaactatttctataatttttctattgcaaaggAAAATGTCAACGAAACACAACTTCATCTCTAATGTTTCGCCAAGAAAACAATCGTGGACATTGGTTGTGAAGGTTGTTCGTGCTTGGTTTGGtcaagactacaaaaataaaaaactaccattttccATGGAGTTGGTTCTAATGGATCGAAAGTTACCTTTttcatattgtttttcttttttgttttttttagtatttttttgtttaaattatagtGTTCTCATCTTTTTTATCTAGGGTGATCAAATTGGTGCGTCTATACGAAGAACATTGATCTACAAGTTCAAGAATCAActccaagagggaatggtgttcACGATTTCCTCATTTAATGTTGCTAGCAACAGTGATTTGTATCGACCATCACGCAAAGAATACAAACTGAATTTCACAATCAACACAAAAGTCAAACTATCTATAACTGTTTTGGTCCCAACAAACGTGTATTCGTTTACACCTGCACCTGATGTTTTCAATGAATTTTACGACAACAACTACTTAGTTGGTAAGTGACTATAATTTTCTTtatgtagatttttttaaatattatttttgcttacaaaaataacacaataatttatatattgaattaataatgttttgtttaatatgattcaattgtacgttatattcttttaataataaatagtaatttgattgatattttaatGTGTGTTATATATGCAGATGTAATTGGAGTCATGATTGGAGTTGGAGTTGAAAGAGAGTACGAAAGAGATggtgtaaaaactaaaatatgaatGTCATTGAGTTGGAGCTGAACTCTTTCCTATCTTCCGGTGAATCTCAAAATGCTGTTGTAGCCATTATGTTgacaaaagttaaattgtttcaaGGTAATAATTTATGACTAGCAATTGTGATTGTTTGTTTATACGAATATATATACTTGATTCATATACTTTTGAATCTTAATGATAGGAAAACCAGCATTACAAAATGCATTTTCTTCCACTAGAATCACATTCAATCCTGAAATTGGTGAAACAAAGGAACTAAGgaaaaggtatatatttttttttaatataacattttttttcttaagttataatattattgattgatacttTTTATTACAGCTTTCTTAGTGCAAATACAAATTCTCCTGCATCGGGATTGATCCAGTTACCAAATTCATCTTGCATATCTGTACATGAGGAGTTTCTCTTACTTACTCCTAGGACCACTATTGAGGAGTTGAAGAATgttaataagctttttttttttttttattacaggtCTATTTTGGTAAAGTTTGCACACCTTTTagtataatgttattttgtatggTGATGTAGGGCACCTCTTTTATTGTCTTgggaatttcaattttcaattaaacaaagcgtttttgttgcatgtattgacacttcaataaaaaaacagtttccatattttcaatttacttttgtcttaaactttacacaaattctaaagtaaatacaaaaattaagtttcacTAAGTGTGAATAATTAGCGAtaacctattattttaaaaatat harbors:
- the LOC120579859 gene encoding uncharacterized protein — protein: MNVIELELNSFLSSGESQNAVVAIMLTKVKLFQGKPALQNAFSSTRITFNPEIGETKELRKSFLSANTNSPASGLIQLPNSSCISVHEEFLLLTPRTTIEELKNVNKLFFFFYYRSILVKFAHLLV